In Musa acuminata AAA Group cultivar baxijiao chromosome BXJ2-8, Cavendish_Baxijiao_AAA, whole genome shotgun sequence, one genomic interval encodes:
- the LOC135619292 gene encoding digalactosyldiacylglycerol synthase 2, chloroplastic-like — protein MSRKQHIAIFTTASLPWMTGTAVNPLFRAAYLAKNGDREVTLVIPWLSIKDQELVYPNNITFNSASEHDSYVRHWLEARIDFQSCFNIKFYPSKFSRDKRSILPVGDITETIPDEEADIAILEEPEHLNWYHHGRRWKTKFRQVIGVIHTNYLEYVKREKNGPLLSLVVKYANTWVTRIYCHKIIRLSAATQDFPRSVICNVHGVNPKFLEIGKAKLAHLQRGELAFTKGAYYIGKMVWSKGYKELLKLLSKYQQKLTGVQVDLYGSGEDSDQVQQAAEMLSLAVRVYPGRDHADPQFHDYKVFLNPSTTDVVCTTTAEALAMGKIVICANHPSNDFFKQFPNCYIYNDDDDFVKLTIKALAEEPSPLPDHLRHQLSWEAATERFLTAAELDQVVPEKSPASSSKPFVSSSFKSRKSKRNLEEASVYLHQKISGIEVARRAFGAIPKSLKPDDQLCKELGLVIAEKKPSRRR, from the exons ATGTCTAGGAAGCAGCACATTGCAATATTCACAACTGCAAGTCTTCCATGGATGACCGGGACTGCTGTCAATCCTTTATTTCGTGCTGCTTATCTTGCAAAGAATGGTGATAGAGAAGTTACTTTGGTTATCCCTTGGCTTTCTATTAAGGATCAAGAATTAGTTTATCCAAACAACATCACTTTCAATTCGGCATCAGAACATGACAGCTATGTACGCCATTGGCTTGAAGCAAGGATTGATTTTCAATCctgtttcaatataaaattctaCCCCTCAAAG TTTTCGAGAGACAAGAGGAGCATTTTACCTGTTGGAGATATCACAGAAACTATTCCTGATGAAGAAGCAGATATAGCCATCCTGGAGGAGCCTGAGCATcttaattggtaccatcatggtcGCAGGTGGAAGACCAAATTCCGACAAGTGATAGGTGTTATTCACACAAATTATCTAGAGTAcgtgaagagggagaagaacgggCCACTACTATCCCTTGTTGTAAAATATGCTAATACCTGGGTTACTCGTATCTACTGCCACAAG ATTATCAGATTATCAGCTGCTACTCAAGATTTCCCAAGATCTGTCATCTGCAATGTTCATGGCGTCAACCCAAAatttcttgaaataggcaaggcAAAGCTTGCACATCTCCAGAGAGGTGAGCTAGCCTTCACCAAGGGTGCCTATTACATCGGAAAGATGGTGTGGAGTAAGGGCTACAAAGAGCTCCTTAAACTGCTCTCTAAATACCAACAGAAATTAACTGGTGTGCAAGTTGATTTATATGGGAGTGGAGAAGACTCTGATCAAGTTCAACAAGCTGCTGAAATGTTGAGTTTGGCAGTTAGAGTTTACCCTGGACGTGATCATGCAGACCCTCAATTCCATGA CTACAAAGTTTTTCTGAATCCTAGTACAACAGATGTGGTCTGCACAACCACAGCAGAGGCACTTGCAATGGGAAAAATCGTCATTTGTGCCAACCATCCTTCAAACGACTTCTTCAAGCAATTTCCCAATTGCTACatttataatgatgatgatgattttgtGAAGCTGACCATCAAAGCTTTAGCTGAAGAGCCTTCTCCATTACCAGATCATCTCAGGCATCAGCTCTCGTGGGAAGCAGCAACAGAAAGATTTCTGACTGCTGCCGAATTAGATCAGGTTGTTCCAGAAAAATCTCCAGCATCATCATCCAAGCCTTTCGTCTCATCCTCTTTCAAGTCTCGCAAATCGAAGAGGAACTTGGAAGAGGCGTCTGTATACTTGCATCAAAAAATTTCTGGAATCGAGGTTGCACGTCGTGCATTTGGTGCAATTCCTAAGAGCTTGAAACCTGATGACCAGCTATGCAAGGAACTCGGTTTGGTTATTGCAGAAAAGAAGCCAAGTCGCAGgcgttga